The Clostridium sp. DL-VIII DNA window CCTTACAACCTTTATAATTAAAATCATAAAGATTTATTAGTTCGGTTTCTGCTCCTTGTGAAACTGCCCCTTTAATTGCTTCATTCAATAGAATTGAAGTTGTCCCATTCTTTCTTGGACTACCATTTATTACTATAACTTTCATATAAGCCTCCATTTTTTATTTTTTAGCGATTGCAATCTCTATTTGTATTGTATATGATTATTTTATAAAAATGAAGTATGCACATTATTGTTATATACTAAACAATAAGTAAGTAAGGAGGAAAATATTATGGAAAATGAACACGAACTTAAGTTTAGAGAAGACTGCCCTATGATTTATACTTTGTCAATCGTAAGCGGAAAATGTAAATGGATAATATTGTTTTTGCTATCTAAGTATGGAATGCTACGTTATGGCGAATTAAAAAATAAAGTACAAGTTATAGCTCATAGGACTTTAAGCCAACAACTTAAAGAACTAGAGGATAGCGACATTATTCATAGAGAACAATATAATCAAATTCCACCAAAAGTCGAATATAGTTTAACTGATAAAGGAAAAACACTCATTCCAATAATGAAGCTTATGTCTCAGTGGGGTCAAGAAAACGGCTAAAGTTTGTTACATAAGATAAATTGTGGCTTTAACAAATAAAAATAAAAAAATCTCACTTAATAAATTTGCTATGGTAACTAAAATAAATGCTTTTACAGGATTAAATAACATTCCGGCACTGATAATGAATGCAGTACAAGGAATAAGTGTAAAAATCCTAAATGAAGCAATTATTAAAAATGACAATGTACTATAATTTGGATATGCTTGCAAAAATCCAGTTATTTTTCCTGCCCCATCAATATACAATTGATATTTAAAAAATACAACTAGGATTGCTATCCAAAACAAAAAAGCAAAGCCTTTAAATAACTTATTCATCATTAATACCTTTATTCTTGCAGTAATTTTTATATTTAAAATTATAAATTTCCTACTTTTCTAACTATAAGATTCATTGTATATCGGATTTATTAAATAAAGGACTAGAAAAATCTTAAGAATTCTTAAGATTTTTTTTAGATAAATTTATCTCGTACTTTTAGGTAATTCGATATTAAAATTAATTTTATTTCCGCTACATTCAGCCCA harbors:
- a CDS encoding helix-turn-helix domain-containing protein: MENEHELKFREDCPMIYTLSIVSGKCKWIILFLLSKYGMLRYGELKNKVQVIAHRTLSQQLKELEDSDIIHREQYNQIPPKVEYSLTDKGKTLIPIMKLMSQWGQENG